In one window of Dokdonia sp. PRO95 DNA:
- a CDS encoding oligosaccharide flippase family protein — protein sequence MGIVLKQSFQNLITTYLGFGLGAVNTLFLYVNFMSDTYYGLVSFILSTAFILVPFLAFGVQNTIVKFYSSFEGEDQDRFLSWMLVLPLFLIIPITGITYFLHQQIADFLSSKNEIVSGYVWYIFIIALSSAYFEIFFSWSKVQLKSTFGNFLKEVFHRLGVTLLLVLLAFSIINVDTFLVLTVAIYVVRMIVMLLYAFGQRKPVFTLSQKRNPSKLDRQRTAIIKYSTLIIIAGSVGDFAYRYRQVYDR from the coding sequence GTGGGAATCGTATTAAAACAATCTTTTCAGAATCTTATCACAACCTACTTAGGTTTTGGTCTAGGTGCCGTAAATACACTGTTTTTGTACGTAAATTTTATGAGCGACACCTATTATGGGTTAGTGAGTTTTATTCTTTCTACGGCTTTTATTTTAGTGCCTTTTCTGGCTTTTGGGGTTCAAAACACGATAGTGAAGTTTTACTCATCTTTTGAGGGAGAAGATCAAGATCGTTTTTTAAGTTGGATGCTGGTTTTACCACTATTTTTAATTATTCCCATTACTGGAATCACGTATTTCTTACATCAACAAATTGCAGATTTCCTTTCGTCAAAAAATGAGATTGTTTCTGGCTACGTGTGGTATATCTTCATTATCGCCTTGTCGTCGGCTTATTTTGAGATATTTTTCTCTTGGTCTAAAGTGCAGCTCAAAAGTACGTTCGGTAATTTTTTAAAGGAGGTTTTTCATCGTTTGGGCGTGACCTTACTTCTTGTGTTACTGGCTTTTTCTATCATAAATGTGGATACTTTTCTAGTGCTTACGGTTGCAATCTATGTAGTGAGAATGATTGTGATGCTGCTCTATGCCTTTGGACAACGAAAGCCTGTTTTTACGCTTTCGCAAAAGCGTAATCCCTCAAAACTTGATAGACAGCGCACCGCTATTATAAAGTACTCCACGCTTATCATAATTGCGGGTTCTGTGGGCGACTTTGCTTATCGATATAGACAAGTTTATGATAGGTAA